CCTGGGCAAGGGCGCCACCGTCGGGTCGGTGATCCCGACGCTGGGCGCGATCATCCCCGCCGCGGTCGGCGTCGACATCGGCTGCGGGATGATGGCGGTCCGCACGCCGTACGCCGTGTCCGACCTGCCGGGCGACAAGAGCAAGCTGCGGGTCTCCATCGAGCGTTCCGTTCCCCTGTCCGCGGGGGCCTACAACCGGAAGGTGACCCGGGAGCACACGCAGGGGCGGATCGACGAACTGACTTCACTGGCAGAGGGATACGGGTTCGATCCTGCGTCGTACGCCAAGAACTGGCCGCTGCAGTTGGGCACGCTCGGCTCCGGCAACCACTTCATCGAGGTGAGCGCCGACGAGCAGGACCGGATCTGGCTGTTCCTGCACTCCGGGTCGCGGGGTGTCGGCAACAAGATCGCGCAGCACCACATCAAGGTCGCCCAGCGGCTGGCCAAGCAGTGGTGGATCTCGTTGCCGGATGGCGACCTCGCCTACCTGGTCGAGGGCACGCCGGAGTTCACGACGTACGTGCGGCAGCTGCGGTGGGCGCAGCGGTTCGCGTTCCTGAACCGGGCCGAGATGATGGACCGGGTGGTGCGCGAGTTCGCCTACTGGGTGACCGACGGCGCGGCGCAGACGCTGGAGCGGCAGCAGGAGGTCAACTGCCACCACAACTACACCGAGACCGAGCAGCACTTCGGCAAGCAGGTGTGGCTGTCCCGGAAGGGTGCGATCGATGCCTCGGCCGGCACCTGGGGGCTGATCCCGGGCTCGATGGGGACCGCGTCGTACGTCGTGGTCGGCAAGGGCAACCCGGTGGCGCTGAACTCCAGCCCGCACGGCGCGGGCCGGGTGCACAGCCGGTCCTCGGCCCGGCGGACGTTCACCCAGGACGACCTGCGGGCGGCCATGGGTGACATCGAGTACCGCGACACCGCGGCCTTCGTCGATGAGATCCCCGCGGCGTACAAG
The window above is part of the Branchiibius hedensis genome. Proteins encoded here:
- a CDS encoding RtcB family protein, whose translation is MDRITDRLLNWASILDEKTLEQAKATATMPFIYPHLALMPDAHLGKGATVGSVIPTLGAIIPAAVGVDIGCGMMAVRTPYAVSDLPGDKSKLRVSIERSVPLSAGAYNRKVTREHTQGRIDELTSLAEGYGFDPASYAKNWPLQLGTLGSGNHFIEVSADEQDRIWLFLHSGSRGVGNKIAQHHIKVAQRLAKQWWISLPDGDLAYLVEGTPEFTTYVRQLRWAQRFAFLNRAEMMDRVVREFAYWVTDGAAQTLERQQEVNCHHNYTETEQHFGKQVWLSRKGAIDASAGTWGLIPGSMGTASYVVVGKGNPVALNSSPHGAGRVHSRSSARRTFTQDDLRAAMGDIEYRDTAAFVDEIPAAYKDIDQVMADAADLVEIRHTLRQLVNVKGD